TTCTTTACAACGAACAGTGGTCTCCTTGCGCGACCCATATCAGTGTTGATCAGTACTTCGTGGATGTCTTCATAATAAGTAACATTGATCTGTTCTGACATCAGTCCTGACCTGCGCTGCTCTCTGATATTCGCTACCAGTTCTGCAGGGTCTGTGTGTGTTCCTACGAGTTCCCCGTTAAGGAAAACTTTAGCTTCATTCATCGAGAAGTCCTCCCATGTCATCTAATGAGTCAGAATAGTTCGTGTACCCGATCGGTTCCGGCTTATCGTCGTCTGATACGTTCCTTACTTCTATGTCTTCCATGTAGTCATCAAGTTCCTCGTCATACTCAGGGAGTGCTTTAAGGGATGAATTAAGGACTGCCTTCACTACGCCAAGGTCGTAGAGGATGCTCTTGATCTTCTTGTCTTCCTCGGTTCCGGTGGAAAGCTCTACCATCTGCGCAAAGTTCTTCACAAGACCACAGTTTGGACCTTCTGGAGTCTCCGATGGACAGAGTCTGCCCCATTGTGTCGGGTGCAGGTCACGAGCTTCGAAGTGTGGCTGTGCCCTTGAGAGCGGGGAGATCACACGTCTGAGGTGAGACAGAGTTGAGATGTAATCTGTCCTGTCAAGGAGCTGTGATACACCGGTCCTTCCGCCTACCCAGTTACCTGTTGCAAGTGGGTGCTGGAGCCTGTCGGTGAGTACGTCTGCCCTTACAAGTGTGATGACATTTAGCTCACGGTTTCTCATGTTTGCTCTTTCAAGCTGGTATTTTATGTCCCTTGAGAGCCTGTTGAATGCGACCCTGAACAGGTCTTCCATGAGGTCGCCGGTAAGTTTCAGTCTCTTGTTTGAATAGTGGTCCTTGTCATCCGGATTACGCCTTCCAAGAGCAAGTTCAAAACAGGATTCGGCCATTCTTCCAAGGAAGTTTGCCTTTGCCGCCCTGTCGCGTGGTTCGTTTCCAAGGTGTGGTAAAAGGTATCTGTCAATGACGTAGTTCGCACGTTTGATCTGGTAGTCCCTTGCCTGTCCGGAAGCTACTCTTGAACCGATCTTCTCCATTGCATCTTCAATGTTGTCGACCTCTGCCTCTTCAAGGTTCTCGAACATGAACTTCATGATCTCAGGGTCAGTGGATACTGCCTTAACGAGTTCTTCGTCAGTCTCAACACCGAGTGCCCTCATGAGTGTGATGAAGTTAAGACGGCCTGAAATTGATGGGAATGAGACTTCAAGAAGTGATTTTCTTCCTCTCTCAACTACTACAAGTGCTCTGTATCCTCTTCTCTGTGAGAATACCTTTGAGACTTCTATCATGTCACCGTATCTCTCGCCGAATTCAGTGAGGATCTTGTTAGGAGCGAGGTCTTCCAGTGTCATGACCACACGCTCGGTACCGTTGATAATGAAATATCCTCCCGGATCAAGTGGGTCCTCACCGTATTTGACCATCTCTTCCTCGCTAAGCTCTGTGAGGTTACAGATGTCGGATTTGATCATGACTGGAAGCTGTCCTATTTTTGCTTCCTGTGGTTCCTTCTCCTCATCATTCTCAACAACACTCATCTGGAGGTAGAGTGGTGCGGAATAGGAAAGGTTTCTGAGCCTTGC
The sequence above is a segment of the uncultured Methanolobus sp. genome. Coding sequences within it:
- a CDS encoding DNA-directed RNA polymerase subunit B''; protein product: MPRSFFTKDKIVQHHIDSYNKFLESGLQKIIDEQKIIETDLEDTYIKLGNIRVENPVVKEADGAIENLYPNEARLRNLSYSAPLYLQMSVVENDEEKEPQEAKIGQLPVMIKSDICNLTELSEEEMVKYGEDPLDPGGYFIINGTERVVMTLEDLAPNKILTEFGERYGDMIEVSKVFSQRRGYRALVVVERGRKSLLEVSFPSISGRLNFITLMRALGVETDEELVKAVSTDPEIMKFMFENLEEAEVDNIEDAMEKIGSRVASGQARDYQIKRANYVIDRYLLPHLGNEPRDRAAKANFLGRMAESCFELALGRRNPDDKDHYSNKRLKLTGDLMEDLFRVAFNRLSRDIKYQLERANMRNRELNVITLVRADVLTDRLQHPLATGNWVGGRTGVSQLLDRTDYISTLSHLRRVISPLSRAQPHFEARDLHPTQWGRLCPSETPEGPNCGLVKNFAQMVELSTGTEEDKKIKSILYDLGVVKAVLNSSLKALPEYDEELDDYMEDIEVRNVSDDDKPEPIGYTNYSDSLDDMGGLLDE